From one Salvelinus sp. IW2-2015 linkage group LG11, ASM291031v2, whole genome shotgun sequence genomic stretch:
- the LOC111969768 gene encoding RNA-binding protein 5 isoform X3, with product MWDGPRRGPQAGPPFRGGNRGEMFGDRGGAMPNFRGRNGMNMGPRGPQDRGPRMDMRRMDCPSDMRGPSDMRGPSDMRGPSDMRGHVMEPLDIRGRGEPPRDFLGRPGEESDFGLRRQYEMAIRDKLLNAAGSGGFKGPGPGMGGRGMPPRDLREPNDRFIDMRDGEMFRKDMPGFNNPNMDGRRGGFSIEPMGRNEGFRDMRDRDRPHIDRPPMGMDDIDGFNMDMPPRDSDRGMMNFDRRGASSLNPRRRFESDLDFRNRVGPQAEYRGRDRSPVRFGDSEGAPMDVRGSPGCPPDLGGPNRPKFMGKDPKGTLRDFPEMEEVSLAEEWKNRKMKDSLPSPMTRGLPPFNIDVQGQRFPPMSRRGGLLGEPPIFKEKDRPSTEFPGKKDGPPFGFPHTEREAPGSQDWDKKPPPDFPVMDLPSFGRRGTQYPPFPPMGPGLLPNTPNRENNSKRWPGDRDPKQNQNVPNRGDRPPYLLEMDRPPYLLEKTPPTPLGQGPKGNTSFKGPKDALLEQGPERDKLVPGPDFQGKDQDYRDIDYRTGTGRVFYHKPEELQVPNEVLKESKPVQTPKFNDSGSQDQDYRSATVKDKVTHTICITGIPKTATMEQILGAFAVRDGVPMQGMKIKNVVPGYSYDTAYVEFLNLEDAVHFMESNQGSLMVGTKTALMRYVQPDRGVKEAQEPGPPAQEPLLPNPGQLLVNKAKSDHYGQNGSQAKAPVDPLSQQGSWQRSSDLTPEAWQQQVDQQLRQQEAEQQAESWASRNPPRQAPGPHQLDPIFKESKTMIIKNVKPTTTVETILKALDPFAYLDERNVRLVRGKPPGAKCFCFIDMDSHEQVTRLVDLLTKPRPLSIDGVRVYAEVAKPLKNQKREFDKSNTSLLGFPPEASMMEPQQYYSSSQPHKQPSGAPPPNMQGDRLGGPMSLDIPHSHSSVSHLNSSMAQGGGYGEPPLVVPYQQXLHPQVSSAGVMAATGDHSTDGYSYATETPDVTNYLYDATSGFYYDPQTTLYYDPASRYFYNAQTQEYLYWDSASKXYIPVPGGHSTDTQPPVAQFSVALAPDVQAILANPVADAPLDIKKPEPTPHVDPPPVLNPTPALNTMPNPNPSPERREEEDTAPHILDKKDSKDKPGEKEEKPRSLAAVKVMKDMERWAKIQNRQKDSVRCPSPVLKTSVGGLDDRKTSKAADAAFAIFERKGGDDPFKKPMAPPKKEGKGSKQSIGSLGLLASDYAATGSDEEEEVVQHEAPQVSRSQSQDEEDKLTDWKKMACLLCRRQFPNKDGLVRHQQLSDLHKQNMEIHMKIKRSKKELEALENQEKESVPQLSAGESNGSPEQKRRKHQHQHQNSWAGGSRDMHKGSERPGLGSEPVERKKKEPVVWNHATYKQAVRKSMFARFKELD from the exons ATGTGGGACGGACCCAGGAGAGGACCACAAGCGGGACCACCCTTTCG AGGGGGCAATCGTGGAGAAATGTTTGGGGACCGAGGTGGAGCTATGCCCAATTTCAGGGGTCGAAATGGGATGAACATGGGTCCCAGGGGGCCACAGGATCGGGGGCCTCGTATGGACATGAGGAGGATGGATTGTCCGTCTGATATGAGGGGTCCGTCTGATATGMGGGGTCCGTCTGATATGCGGGGTCCGTCTGATATGCGGGGCCATGTTATGGAACCGCTTGACATACGAGGGAGAGGAGAACCACCCAGGGATTTCCTGGGGAGACCTGGGGAGGAATCAGACTTCGGCCTCCGAAGGCAGTATGAAATGGCAATCCGAGACAAGCTGCTAAATGCAGCAGGTAGTGGTGGTTTCAAGGGGCCAGGCCCAGGCATGGGAGGGAGAGGCATGCCACCACGAGATCTACGAGAGCCAAATGACAGATTTATAGATATGAGAGATGGGGAGATGTTCCGCAAGGATATGCCAGGTTTCAACAATCCCAATATGGATGGAAGGCGTGGAGGATTTTCCATTGAGCCTATGGGTAGAAATGAGGGGTTCAGAGACATGCGTGATAGAGACAGGCCTCATATTGACAGGCCCCCGATGGGCATGGATGACATTGATGGGTTTAATATGGACATGCCTCCACGGGACTCGGACAGGGGAATGATGAACTTCGACAGGAGGGGTGCTTCGTCGTTGAATCCAAGGAGAAGATTTGAGTCTGATCTGGACTTCAGAAACCGCGTTGGACCCCAGGCTGAATACAGAGGAAGGGACAGATCTCCTGTAAGATTTGGCGACAGTGAAGGTGCGCCAATGGATGTCAGGGGAAGTCCTGGTTGCCCTCCAGATCTTGGTGGGCCAAACAGACCCAAGTTTATGGGTAAAGATCCAAAAGGCACTCTTAGAGACTTTCCAGAAATGGAAGAGGTGTCGCTTGCAGAGGAGTGGAAGAACCGAAAAATGAAGGACAGTCTTCCATCTCCTATGACCAGAGGTCTTCCTCCTTTCAACATAGATGTTCAGGGACAGCGATTCCCTCCAATGTCCAGAAGGGGCGGTCTTCTTGGAGAGCCACCAATCTTTAAAGAAAAAGACAGACCATCCACAGAATTCCCAGGGAAAAAGGATGGGCCTCCCTTTGGCTTTCCTCACACCGAGAGAGAAGCTCCAGGTTCCCAGGACTGGGATAAAAAGCCCCCCCCAGATTTTCCTGTCATGGATTTGCCATCCTTTGGCCGTAGAGGTACCCAGTACCCTCCCTTTCCACCCATGGGTCCTGGGCTCCTGCCAAACACCCCGAACAGAGAGAATAACAGCAAGCGCTGGCCTGGAGACAGAGATCCCAAGCAGAATCAAAATGTACCAAATCGAGGTGACAGACCCCCATACCTCTTAGAGATGGACAGGCCCCCATATCTCTTAGAGAAGACTCCACCAACTCCACTGGGCCAGGGGCCAAAAGGTAACACTAGTTTCAAAGGGCCGAAGGATGCATTGCTTGAACAAGGCCCAGAGAGGGATAAGCTGGTTCCAGGGCCAGACTTCCAAGGCAAAGACCAGGACTACAGGGACATTGACTACAGAACAGGCACAGGGAGAGTCTTTTACCACAAACCTGAGGAGCTGCAAGTACCTAACGAAGTTCTAAAGGAATCCAAACCAGTCCAGACTCCCAAATTCAATGACTCTGGTTCCCAG GATCAGGATTACAGGAGTGCGACTGTGAAGGACAAGGTTACTCATACAATTTGCATCACTGGAATTCCTAAGACAGCCACAATGGAACAG ATTCTTGGTGCCTTTGCAGTCCGTGATGGTGTCCCAATGCAGGGCATGAAGATAAAGAATGTTGTGCCAG GTTACAGCTACGATACGGCCTATGTGGAGTTTTTAAACCTCGAGGATGCAGTCCACTTCATGGAATCCAACCAG GGATCGCTGATGGTTGGCACTAAAACGGCTCTCATGAGATACGTCCAGCCGGACAGAGGTGTCAAGGAAGCTCAA GAACCAGGCCCTCCGGCCCAGGAACCCCTGCTGCCAAACCCGGGCCAGCTCCTGGTCAACAAGGCCAAGAGTGACCACTACGGCCAGAATGGCTCACAGGCCAAGGCCCCAGTGGACCCCCTGTCTCAGCAGGGCTCGTGGCAGCGCAGCTCAGACCTCACCCCAGAGGCCTGGCAGCAGCAGGTGGACCAGCAGCTCAGACAGCAAGAGGCTGAGCAGCAGGCAGAGTCCTGGGCCAGCCGGAATCCCCCTCGCCAAGCTCCTGGCCCTCATCAGCTGGACCCCATCTTTAAGGAGAGCAAGA CCATGATCATAAAGAATGTGAAGCCCACCACAACAGTGGAGACCATCCTGAAAGCCCTGGACCCCTTCGCCTACCTGGATGAGAGGAACGTCCGTCTGGTTAGAGGCAAACCCCCGGGTGCCAAATGCTTCTGCTTCATTGACATGGACTCTCATGAG CAAGTGACCCGTCTAGTTGACCTGCTCACCAAGCCCAGGCCTCTCTCTATCGACGGGGTCCGGGTTTACGCCGAGGTCGCCAAGCCTTTGAAGAATCAAAA AAGAGAGTTTGATAAATCCAACACTTCTCTCCTGGGGTTCCCACCTGAGGCCAGTATGATGGAG CCGCAGCAGTACTACAGTTCATCCCAACCTCACAAGCAGCCATCAGGAGCTCCCCCACCTAACATGCAAG GAGACCGTTTGGGTGGGCCCATGAGCTTAGACATCCCTCACTCCCATTCATCTGTCTCTCACTTGAACTCCAGCATGGCTCAG GGAGGTGGCTATGGCGAACCTCCATTAGTTGTTCCCTACCAACAGRCTCTGCACCCCCAGGTCTCCTCTGCTGGAGTAATGGCAGCTACAGGAGACCATAGCACTGACGGCTACAGCTACG CTACTGAAACTCCTGACGTGACTAACTACCTGTATGATGCCACTTCCGGGTTCTACTACGATCCCCAAACTACCTTGTACTATGACCCTGCCTCTAGG tatTTCTACAATGCCCAGACCCAGGAGTACCTTTACTGGGACAGTGCGTCCAAGAYGTACATCCCCGTGCCCGGAGGACACTCCACAGACACCCAGCCCCCCGTGGCCCAATTTAGTGTTGCCCTGGCACCTGACGTACAGGCCATTCTGGCCAATCCAGTAGCAGACGCTCCACTGGACATAAAGAAACCAGAGCCAACCCCTCACGTCGACCCTCCCCCAGTCCTGAACCCTACACCTGCTCTGAACACCATGCCTAACCCCAACCCTTcccctgagaggagagaggaggaggacactgCACCTCACATCCTCGACaagaaagacagcaaagacaaaccaggagagaaagaggagaaaccCAGGAGCCTAGCCGCAGTCAAA GTCATGAAGGATATGGAGCGCTGGGCTAAGATCCAGAACCGTCAGAAGGACAGCGTCCGTTGCCCGTCCCCCGTACTGAAGACCTCCGTGGGTGGGCTGGACGACAGGAAGACCTCCAAGGCAGCTGATGCGGCCTTCGCCATCTTCGAGAGGAAG GGTGGAGACGACCCCTTCAAGAAGCCTATGGCTCCTCCCAAGAAAGAGGGGAAGGGCTCAAAG CAGTCCATTGGCTCTCTGGGCCTGCTGGCATCAGACTACGCAGCTACAGGCagtgacgaggaggaggaggtggtgcagCACGAGGCTCCTCAGGTTTCTAGGAGCCAGTCCCAGGACGAGGAGGACAAGCTAACAGACTGGAAGAAGATGGCCTGCCTGCTGTGTAGGAGACAGTTCCCCAATAAGGACGGCCTCGTGCGCCATCAGCAGCTCTCTGACCTTCACAAGCAAAACATGGAGATCCACATGAAGATCAAAAGGTCAAAGAAGGAACTGGAGGCTTTGGAGAACCAGGAGAAAGAG TCTGTCCCACAGCTGAGTGCTGGCGAGTCCAACGGCTCCCCAGAACAGAAGAGAAGGAAGCACCAACATCAACACCAGAATAGCTGGGCCGGTGGCTCCAGGGACATGCACAAAGGCAGCGAGAGACCTGGGTTAGGCTCTGAACCTGTTGAG aggaagaagaaggagccTGTTGTCTGGAACCATGCCACCTACAAACAAGCTGTGCGCAAGTCCATGTTCGCACGCTTCAAAGAGCTGGACTGA